The sequence AAAAACAACAATAGGCCCATAATTCTTTGGGGCAGTTCATATTCTGCATCATTGGCATTGATAATAGGTTGTCAAAACGAAAAAGTGATGGGTGTGATAGCTTTCAGTCCGGGAGAATATTTCGGGCAAGATTTTAATGTGAAAAAACACATTCACAATTGCGAAAAACCTGTTTTTATTACAGGTTCTAGAGATGAAGAGCAGGCGGTTTTGGATTTTAAACAAGTATTGCCAAAAGCAGTTTTTTTCATACCCATCAAAGATGGCAGGCATGGTTCTTCTGCTTTATGGAAAAGTACTCCCGGACACGAAGAATATTGGGAGAAACTAATGGAGTTTTTGAAAGATAATATACATTAAGCGATGAAGTTAACAAGAGAATATTATTTGCAAGAAGATGTTGTGTCATTGGCAAAAGATCTATTGGGTAAAGTGATTTATACAAATATAGAAGGAAGTATTTGCGCCGGTATAATTACTGAAACAGAGGCCTATGCGGGCGTAAACGACAGGGCTTCTCATGCATATAATAATCGTTTGACCGAACGTACCAAAATAATGTATATGATCGGAGGAACGGCATATGTTTATCTTTGTTATGGTATTCATTACCTTTTTAATATTGTTACAAATCGTAAAAACATACCCCATGCTGTATTGATTCGTTCAATATTGCCATATGAAGGAATAGATTTAATGTTAAAGAGGCGTAATTTGAAAAATTTTGATTTAAAAAAATTTTCAGGTCCGGGCAATGTTACACGTTCTTTGGGAATTGATATCAGTCACAATGGAATTGATCTGTGCGATTCAGATGAAATTTGGATTGAAGATCATCAAATTCGCGTGCATGATGACAATATACTTGTAACTCCCAGAATCGGGGTTGATTATGCCGGAGAAGATGCTAAACTGCCTTACAGGTTTGTTGTCAAGAATGCAGCAACCTTGTCAAGGTCCAGTAAATACCGAAAAATATTAAAATAAAAATCAACACCGTAATGGCAGAACGTTTGTCCAAACCGTATGCACGGTGATCATATTTATATGCCCAAATCAAATAAATGATGAAAACAATGAAAAACGAAACGGCAAACGCTATGCGACCGGGTGTGAACATAACAATTAATTCACTTTAGATTTTTCAACAACCCAGGTGTCATTTTCTTTGACTAATAACACTTCCAGTTTTACGGGATTGTCTTTTCTGAAAGAGCCGGTTATCTCAATTTTATCTTCTTTGATGGGTTTGATTTTTAATTGGAAATAACTATCTAAACTTCCTTTGTAAAACTGTTTGAAAGTATTGATTTCGTCAAATGTCAGAATCTTCACCCTCTTTCCGAATTTAAACAAGATTAAATTATCCGGAATCTGATCGGTTTTAATGATAATGATGGGTGTTTCTCCACTTTTTTCGCTTTCTGTATAAATATCTTTTAAAGCATTGAGATCGATTACTCGCTGCAAACAAATAGTCAGGTCTTTGGTCGATTGACTTTTTACGGTTAAGATGCTAAAAACGAAAAAAAACAAAATTAAAAAGTTGCTTGCCGGTTTCATTTTATAATAAATTCAATTAACAAAAATAAATTTTTGCTTTGAACCTGCAAAAATTATTCCTTAAAAATTCTTGATTAGTTTCATTTGCATACGGGCAATGGCAGGATTGACGGGGGGAAGATTCAGAATGGTGAGTTTCCAGGCAATTTCACTTAATACCCAATCCTCAACCACCGAACCGTTTTTTTCGATAAAAATACGACGAAAATGCAATTTTTGAGGTAGATTGGATTGTTTGATAGCAGATATAGAACGGGATACCGCCTCACGAATGTGTTGTTCATCGTTAATACCAAAAAAATTGGAAATCTCGCTGGCAAAATAAATCAGGTTTTTACTTTCAATTAAGTCGATCCAATCATTTTGATAATCCATATCATCAAAAATAACAGAAAGTGAATAGCATTTCATATCATTAAACTTTTGTGGTTTTCTTTTCTTTCATCATTTTTAATTTTTCGAATAATTCTTTTTCTTCGGAAGTCAGATTTGAAGGAATTACAACGTTTATTTCAACATACATATCTCCGTATTGTCCGGGTTTATCATACACCGGCATTCCTTTTCCTCTCAAACGCAATTTTTTTCCTGGTTGTATACCCGGAGGTAATTTTATTTTCACGGGGCCGGTAAAAGTATTTACTTCAATTTCTCCTCCTAAAACAGCGGTGTAAATATCAATGTCGATTTTTTGATAAAGATCGTTGTTTTCTCGTCTGTAAAGGAAGTGTGGTTGAACATGTAAATGAATGTAGAGGTCGCCATTTTCTCCTCCATTTATTCCGGGAGCTCCTTTCCCTTTCAC comes from Vicingaceae bacterium and encodes:
- a CDS encoding putative 3-methyladenine DNA glycosylase, with the protein product MKLTREYYLQEDVVSLAKDLLGKVIYTNIEGSICAGIITETEAYAGVNDRASHAYNNRLTERTKIMYMIGGTAYVYLCYGIHYLFNIVTNRKNIPHAVLIRSILPYEGIDLMLKRRNLKNFDLKKFSGPGNVTRSLGIDISHNGIDLCDSDEIWIEDHQIRVHDDNILVTPRIGVDYAGEDAKLPYRFVVKNAATLSRSSKYRKILK